From the genome of Tindallia californiensis, one region includes:
- a CDS encoding zinc-dependent alcohol dehydrogenase family protein yields MKAMVINEFGSAHCFQEHSLEEPSLLPGQVKIHVKASSVNPIDIKIRSGLVPALTPDFPAILHGDVAGTIVEVSPDVKRFKKGDEVFALGGGVKGHGGALAEYMVIDERLAARKPEGLSMEEAAALPVVSLTAWEALMERGNIKKGDKILIHGAAGGVGHIAVQLAKKQGAHVTTTVSDKHKADIALKLGADEVVYYKEEKVKDYVERVTGGKGFHLVFDTVGKETLDHSFQAAAAKGTVISTNTRSTHDLSLLHGKGLTLHVVFLLLPLISDEGREKMGENLSKIAGLVEQDRVKPMLHQSVYGFSEVKEAHQLLEKGKHIGKISLLNDLK; encoded by the coding sequence AGCAATGGTGATTAATGAATTTGGCAGTGCGCATTGTTTCCAGGAGCATTCTTTGGAAGAACCAAGCCTACTACCAGGTCAGGTGAAAATTCATGTAAAAGCCTCAAGTGTCAACCCCATTGATATTAAAATCAGAAGTGGACTGGTGCCAGCGTTAACGCCTGATTTTCCGGCTATTTTACATGGAGATGTAGCAGGAACAATCGTAGAAGTATCTCCTGATGTAAAACGATTCAAAAAAGGTGACGAGGTTTTTGCGCTTGGCGGAGGTGTCAAAGGTCACGGTGGTGCGCTTGCAGAATATATGGTGATAGATGAAAGACTGGCGGCTCGAAAACCGGAGGGTTTATCCATGGAAGAAGCCGCCGCGCTTCCTGTAGTATCTTTGACGGCGTGGGAAGCTTTGATGGAAAGAGGGAACATAAAAAAAGGGGATAAAATCTTGATACACGGTGCGGCTGGTGGTGTTGGCCATATAGCTGTCCAACTGGCAAAAAAACAGGGAGCTCACGTGACCACAACGGTATCAGATAAACATAAAGCGGATATAGCATTAAAGCTAGGTGCAGATGAAGTAGTGTACTATAAAGAAGAAAAGGTAAAGGACTATGTTGAAAGAGTAACAGGTGGAAAAGGATTTCATCTAGTCTTTGATACGGTTGGCAAAGAAACCCTTGACCATTCTTTTCAGGCCGCTGCTGCTAAAGGCACGGTCATATCAACTAACACCAGATCTACCCATGATTTGTCGTTGTTACACGGGAAAGGGCTGACGCTTCATGTTGTATTCTTGCTTTTGCCCTTGATATCAGATGAAGGAAGGGAAAAAATGGGAGAAAATTTATCAAAAATTGCTGGTTTGGTTGAACAAGATAGAGTCAAACCAATGCTTCATCAGTCTGTTTATGGTTTTTCAGAAGTAAAAGAAGCACATCAGCTATTAGAAAAAGGAAAACATATCGGAAAAATATCTTTGCTGAATGATTTGAAGTGA